In a single window of the Acidaminococcales bacterium genome:
- a CDS encoding carbon starvation protein A: protein MNGILMMAISIAVLGAAYLFYGRWLANKWGIDPAAKTPAYAYQDGVDYVPADRHVVFGHQFASIAGAGPINGPIQAAVFGWLPVLIWILLGGVFFGAVQDFSAMYASVRNKGRTIGYVIEEYIGRLGKKLFLIFCWLFCILVIAAFADVVAGTFNGFYVSPKGASTQIPANGAVATTSMLFIVEAVVLGFVLRFGRLGKWLNTAAALILLVAAIAFGLNFPIFVSRDIWHIIVFTYIFVASVVPIWALLQPRDYLNSYLLVAMIAAAVVGVFVSNPSINLPAFTGFDIDGQSLFPMMFVTIACGAVSGFHSLVSSGTASKQIKSENDMLPISFGAMLMESLLAVIALIAVASFAAGAAAKQGLVTPPQVFAGGIANFLTTLGLPSDIVFTLINLSVSAFAMTSLDSVARVGRLSFQEFFQASADEQPGAAHKFFMDKYVATILTLLVAYLLSKAGYSAIWPLFGSSNQLLSALSLIACAVFLKRTRRAHFMMVIPIFFMIAVTFSALCIKVYQLSSGLAGGLSKNMFNDGLQLVMAVLVLLLGVCIAAQGVKALFGQRGAKGGAQ, encoded by the coding sequence ATGAATGGCATTTTGATGATGGCAATTTCAATTGCCGTATTGGGGGCGGCGTATCTTTTTTACGGCCGCTGGCTCGCCAACAAATGGGGGATTGACCCGGCGGCGAAAACGCCGGCCTATGCATATCAAGACGGCGTGGACTACGTACCGGCCGACAGGCATGTGGTATTCGGGCATCAGTTCGCCTCCATCGCCGGCGCCGGCCCCATCAACGGCCCCATACAGGCCGCGGTTTTCGGCTGGCTGCCCGTATTAATCTGGATTTTGCTCGGCGGCGTGTTTTTTGGCGCGGTACAGGATTTTTCCGCTATGTACGCGTCCGTGCGCAACAAAGGCCGTACCATTGGCTATGTTATTGAAGAATATATCGGCCGCCTGGGCAAAAAACTTTTTCTTATCTTCTGCTGGCTTTTCTGCATACTGGTGATCGCCGCGTTCGCGGACGTGGTGGCCGGTACCTTCAACGGCTTTTATGTTTCGCCGAAAGGCGCCAGTACGCAAATTCCCGCCAACGGCGCGGTAGCGACTACCTCCATGTTGTTCATCGTGGAAGCGGTCGTTTTGGGTTTTGTCTTGCGCTTCGGCCGGCTGGGGAAATGGCTGAACACGGCGGCCGCGCTGATATTGTTAGTCGCGGCGATCGCCTTCGGGCTGAATTTCCCGATCTTTGTCTCGCGAGACATTTGGCACATTATTGTGTTCACTTATATTTTTGTCGCATCGGTCGTGCCGATCTGGGCCTTGCTGCAGCCCCGGGACTATCTGAACAGTTATCTCCTGGTGGCCATGATCGCCGCCGCCGTAGTAGGCGTTTTTGTCTCAAACCCTTCCATAAACCTGCCGGCTTTCACCGGGTTTGACATAGACGGGCAATCGCTGTTTCCCATGATGTTCGTTACAATCGCGTGCGGGGCGGTTTCCGGGTTTCACTCTCTGGTATCCTCCGGTACGGCGTCCAAACAAATCAAAAGCGAAAATGACATGCTGCCGATTTCCTTTGGCGCCATGCTGATGGAAAGCCTGCTCGCCGTTATCGCCCTGATCGCCGTAGCTTCCTTCGCTGCCGGCGCCGCCGCCAAGCAAGGTCTTGTAACGCCGCCGCAGGTATTCGCCGGCGGCATCGCCAATTTCCTCACGACGCTGGGGCTTCCGTCCGACATCGTTTTTACGTTGATAAATCTTTCGGTTTCCGCTTTCGCCATGACCTCGCTGGACTCGGTCGCCCGCGTGGGGCGCCTGTCCTTCCAGGAATTTTTTCAGGCGTCGGCGGATGAACAGCCGGGGGCGGCGCATAAATTCTTCATGGACAAGTACGTCGCGACCATTTTGACACTCCTGGTCGCTTATCTATTGTCCAAGGCGGGCTATTCGGCCATCTGGCCGCTGTTTGGCTCTTCCAACCAGCTATTGTCGGCCTTGTCGCTTATCGCCTGCGCCGTGTTTCTCAAAAGGACGAGGCGCGCCCATTTTATGATGGTCATACCCATTTTCTTCATGATCGCGGTTACCTTCTCCGCGCTCTGCATCAAAGTATATCAGTTGTCGTCCGGGTTGGCCGGCGGCCTCAGCAAAAACATGTTCAACGATGGCTTGCAGTTGGTAATGGCCGTGCTGGTGCTTTTGCTGGGCGTGTGCATCGCGGCGCAGGGGGTAAAAGCGTTGTTCGGGCAGCGCGGCGCAAAAGGCGGCGCGCAGTGA
- a CDS encoding helix-turn-helix transcriptional regulator: protein MTRYAKQYFSKDGGEPSTQREVVGLDGNGGEFALCPLRHALSIIGGKWKLPIICFLSSRTPARYSAIKRNIPGITNMMLSQSLKELENFGIVLRKQYNQIPPRVEYALTADGESLLPALELLAKWGFAQLYKNTAGSNACETCRREN, encoded by the coding sequence ATGACAAGGTATGCTAAACAATACTTTAGCAAAGATGGCGGCGAGCCAAGCACGCAGCGGGAGGTGGTCGGCCTGGACGGAAATGGCGGGGAGTTCGCGCTTTGCCCTTTGCGCCATGCTTTGAGCATAATCGGCGGCAAATGGAAATTGCCGATAATATGCTTTTTGTCCTCAAGGACGCCTGCCCGCTACAGCGCGATCAAACGGAACATACCGGGCATAACCAATATGATGCTGTCGCAGTCGCTGAAAGAATTGGAAAATTTCGGCATAGTCCTTCGCAAGCAGTACAACCAAATACCGCCCCGGGTGGAGTACGCCCTGACCGCGGACGGCGAGAGTTTGTTGCCGGCTTTGGAGCTTTTGGCCAAATGGGGCTTTGCCCAACTTTATAAAAATACTGCCGGTTCCAATGCTTGCGAAACTTGCCGCAGAGAAAATTAA
- a CDS encoding pyridoxamine 5'-phosphate oxidase family protein produces MQEVLKFLAESKVFFLATAEGKQPRVRPLGFFMEYGGKLCFCTSNQKDMYKQMKDSPLVEICATVGRDVLRVTGKAVFVTSAASKQKALEVMPALKAKYAVDDKIFEIFAVEDATATTLGADGSKKTRQI; encoded by the coding sequence ATGCAGGAAGTATTGAAATTTTTGGCTGAAAGCAAGGTTTTCTTTTTGGCGACAGCGGAAGGGAAGCAACCGAGGGTACGTCCCTTGGGATTTTTTATGGAGTATGGGGGCAAACTTTGCTTTTGCACCAGCAACCAAAAAGATATGTACAAACAGATGAAAGACAGCCCGTTAGTGGAGATTTGCGCGACTGTCGGCAGGGACGTCCTGCGCGTCACGGGGAAAGCGGTTTTCGTTACCAGCGCCGCGAGCAAACAGAAGGCGCTGGAAGTCATGCCGGCGTTAAAAGCCAAATATGCCGTGGACGACAAGATATTTGAAATCTTCGCCGTAGAGGATGCCACGGCAACTACGCTTGGAGCTGACGGAAGCAAAAAAACGCGGCAAATTTGA
- a CDS encoding DUF3298 and DUF4163 domain-containing protein, whose product MKKLLSALTCALLINCAAAEARPDIVPRALKKSGEVEAVVPVVKDREHSEAAAKISEILAKAVESRLAEYEVLAAADAKNRSRYSFHASYKVKYNDNALLSIALRGYEYTGGAHGISWQESVTADLETGKVFQLGDLFQSGSGYQKIIDERIAQEINRRAEWRGSVRFPGVSADTGFYLTEEALVIYYQPYEIAAYVFGLPTFVLDRYELNDLLVDEVRSKI is encoded by the coding sequence ATGAAAAAGTTGTTGTCCGCGCTGACATGCGCCTTGCTGATAAACTGCGCGGCCGCCGAAGCCCGGCCGGACATCGTGCCTAGGGCGCTGAAAAAATCAGGCGAAGTGGAAGCCGTCGTCCCCGTGGTCAAAGACAGGGAACACTCGGAAGCGGCGGCCAAAATAAGTGAAATTTTAGCGAAAGCAGTAGAAAGCAGATTGGCGGAATACGAAGTTTTGGCCGCCGCGGACGCAAAAAACCGCAGCCGGTACTCCTTTCACGCTTCTTACAAAGTAAAATATAACGACAACGCTTTGCTCAGCATCGCCCTGCGCGGATATGAATACACGGGCGGCGCGCACGGCATCAGCTGGCAGGAATCGGTAACCGCTGATTTGGAAACAGGCAAGGTGTTCCAATTGGGCGATCTGTTCCAAAGCGGTTCCGGCTATCAGAAGATAATAGACGAACGCATCGCGCAGGAAATAAACCGGCGCGCCGAATGGCGGGGCAGCGTGCGCTTCCCGGGCGTGAGCGCCGATACGGGCTTTTATCTTACCGAAGAGGCGCTGGTCATATATTATCAGCCTTACGAGATAGCGGCGTATGTGTTCGGCCTGCCAACGTTTGTGCTTGACAGATATGAATTGAACGATCTTTTGGTTGACGAGGTGCGGTCCAAAATATAA
- a CDS encoding methyltransferase domain-containing protein translates to MESERIEFLRRFMTQPRKIGSITPSSSFLTRKMMGGLPWEDMRTVVELGAGTGVFTRYIAERRVAECNVVVFEQSAEMRKSLQARYPCFCYAAKAETLGSTLRRLDLPKADCIISGLPFSIFAESLRSRIMENVYDNLADGGIFVAFQYSPFLYKMLKRYFPSVKTDFVLMNLPPAFVYLCRKQEE, encoded by the coding sequence ATGGAATCCGAACGAATAGAGTTTCTTCGCAGGTTCATGACGCAGCCGCGCAAGATTGGCAGCATTACCCCCAGTTCGTCTTTTTTGACGCGCAAAATGATGGGCGGACTGCCGTGGGAGGACATGCGGACGGTAGTGGAATTGGGCGCGGGCACAGGAGTTTTCACCCGTTACATCGCCGAGCGGCGCGTCGCCGAATGTAACGTCGTCGTATTTGAGCAAAGTGCCGAAATGCGAAAGTCCCTGCAAGCGCGTTATCCGTGTTTTTGTTACGCGGCAAAAGCGGAAACTCTTGGCAGCACTTTGCGGAGGTTGGATCTTCCCAAGGCCGACTGCATCATTTCCGGCCTGCCTTTCTCCATATTCGCGGAAAGTCTGCGCAGCCGCATAATGGAGAACGTTTACGACAACTTGGCGGACGGCGGCATATTCGTGGCCTTTCAATACTCGCCGTTTCTATATAAAATGCTCAAACGTTACTTCCCCAGCGTAAAAACTGATTTCGTATTGATGAATTTGCCCCCGGCCTTCGTTTATCTTTGCCGGAAACAGGAGGAATAA
- the gatB gene encoding Asp-tRNA(Asn)/Glu-tRNA(Gln) amidotransferase subunit GatB yields MKYETIIGLETHVELKTATKCFCSCPAEFGGEPNTHTCPTCTGMPGALPVLNKKVVEFAIKTGLALNCEIQRYNRFDRKNYFYPDLPKGYQISQLFLPICRGGYVDIEVDGTVKRIGITRIHIEEDAGKLVHSGASISDSDFSVVDYNRSSVPLIEIVSEPDLRSPQEARVFMEKLRSILEYIGVSDCKMQEGSLRCDANVSIRPPEQKEFGARSEIKNLNSFRSVQRGIEYEEARQAAVLDEGGRVVQETRTWDEERGVTHSMRSKEEAHDYRYFPDPDLVPFVAEAEWVAKIAETMPELPDARKERLTGRLGLSAYDASGVIARLATADYFDEAMKHTGDAKSVANWILGDISAWLNGNNLEMRDFPIPAENVAAMINLVNKGVLSSKLAKTVFEEMLKSGKAPAEIVREKGLEQISDAGALALAVEKIITANPKSAEDYKAGKDKALGFLVGQVMKETKGRANPEMINKLLREKLS; encoded by the coding sequence ATGAAATACGAAACAATAATAGGTTTGGAAACGCATGTGGAACTTAAAACCGCCACCAAATGCTTTTGTTCCTGTCCGGCTGAATTCGGCGGCGAACCCAATACCCATACCTGCCCTACCTGTACCGGCATGCCGGGCGCTTTGCCCGTCCTGAACAAAAAGGTGGTGGAGTTTGCCATAAAGACCGGGCTGGCGCTTAATTGCGAAATACAAAGATACAACCGGTTTGACCGCAAAAATTATTTTTATCCTGATCTGCCCAAAGGCTACCAGATTTCCCAGCTTTTTTTGCCGATCTGCCGCGGCGGTTACGTGGACATAGAGGTGGACGGCACAGTAAAGCGCATCGGCATAACCCGCATCCACATCGAGGAAGACGCGGGCAAATTAGTGCACTCCGGCGCGTCCATCAGCGATTCGGATTTTTCGGTGGTCGATTACAACCGCTCCAGCGTACCGCTTATCGAGATAGTATCGGAGCCGGATCTGCGCTCGCCGCAGGAAGCCCGCGTTTTCATGGAAAAACTGCGTTCCATCCTCGAATATATCGGCGTTTCCGACTGCAAAATGCAGGAGGGGAGCCTGCGCTGCGATGCCAATGTATCCATAAGGCCGCCGGAACAAAAAGAATTTGGCGCAAGAAGCGAAATCAAAAACCTCAATTCCTTCCGCTCCGTACAGCGCGGCATAGAATACGAGGAGGCGCGCCAGGCCGCCGTGCTGGACGAAGGCGGCAGGGTAGTCCAGGAGACCCGTACCTGGGACGAGGAAAGAGGCGTTACTCATTCCATGCGCTCTAAAGAAGAAGCGCATGATTACCGATATTTCCCTGACCCGGATTTGGTTCCTTTCGTGGCGGAAGCGGAGTGGGTGGCGAAAATCGCCGAAACCATGCCGGAGCTGCCGGACGCGCGCAAAGAACGCCTGACCGGGCGGCTCGGGCTTTCCGCCTACGACGCTTCCGGCGTCATTGCCCGGCTGGCCACGGCCGATTATTTTGACGAAGCGATGAAACATACCGGCGACGCCAAATCCGTTGCCAACTGGATACTAGGCGACATTTCCGCCTGGCTGAACGGCAACAACCTGGAAATGCGGGATTTTCCCATCCCGGCTGAAAATGTCGCCGCCATGATCAATCTCGTCAACAAAGGCGTGCTTTCAAGCAAACTGGCCAAAACGGTGTTTGAGGAAATGCTCAAAAGCGGCAAGGCGCCCGCGGAAATCGTCCGGGAAAAAGGGCTGGAGCAAATAAGCGATGCCGGAGCTTTGGCCCTGGCGGTGGAAAAAATCATAACGGCCAACCCCAAATCGGCCGAGGACTACAAAGCCGGCAAGGACAAGGCGCTGGGCTTTCTGGTCGGCCAAGTGATGAAAGAGACCAAAGGCCGCGCCAATCCGGAAATGATCAACAAACTGCTCCGGGAAAAATTAAGTTAG